GCTCTGGATACAGGGACCGGCACCGGGAGTGGGACCAGCTCTGCACAGGGGGATCAGGACTGGTCCTGGACACAGGGACTGAgatggggcagggagggtgTTGGCACCGCGGTAGGGACGGTCTCTGGAACAGGGCTCACTCCTCTGTGGACCAGCACTGGGACAGAGAGTGGCCCTGGACCCTGGAGCCAGCACCAGGATGGGCACCAGAACCGGCACAGGGATCAGCCAAGGGTTAGGGAGGAGGGGGTGGCATTCCACtggggactggcagccactggaAGTGGAACTGGGATAGAGActggccctgggcacagagacTGACACTGGGATGGAGGCTAGCACTGGGCACAGAGACTGGCCCTGGGGATAGGgactggcactgggatggaggCTGGCCCCAGACCAGTGGACTGGGACCAGTACATGGACTGGAGACCATTTTTCTGGGGACTGGGATGAGacctgggctggggacatggaTGAGGGGTCACTCCCCCAGAGCCCAGCATCGCCTTCAGGCACTGGACCCAGCTGGGATCAGCTCACACCGactgcagcccagggcttggGACTCGGCCGGGGAGGGGGAACCTTGAGATGGGCAGCAGCACCCGCCAGCCTCCAGATGTCTCAGGCCCTCACACTCAAAATTCAGTGGGATGTGGCCAAAACAGAAaccttgcctgctgccttctctttTGATGAGGTGATGGGACTGCTGCCCATTTAATTTCGAGTAATAGTTGGATTTTTTGGAAGCCCATTGCCAGACACCCTCCCTGCTTTTCCATCTGCTGGAATTTTCCCTGCCAGAACATGTAGGGTAAAAAGCAAAATCTCAACACCCAAGTGTCTGACCCAGGGGGTGTTGCATGCAAAGTTTATCTTCCCCTTCCCTACTGCGGCCTCTATAGCCCTGCAGCCACTAGCAGTGATTTTGGGTGGTTTGTtcattttttggggtgggaagCAGCAGTTTCTCAGCCACAGTGCAGCCTtggagctggcagcactgcGCAGGGAGTTGCACTGGATTAGCAGGACACCCgtcactgctgcagctccagggagaaGTGAAACTGCAAAGAGGAGCAGAATGGGCCAAAACCGCCAAAGGAaagcttgtttgttttttttaacttggaGCAACCCCGTGACATGTCTGTGTGCCGCAGCTGCCCCTGACGACTTGCATCCTCTGTGCTGCCATAAAACTCTTCCTGAGGGCAGGATAGCTCCTGCAGAGATACTCATCTTGCTCCAGAGAGTGCTAGATCCTACCTGGGATTCTCCAGGCTTTATCTGTTAGCTTTGATGGGTGCAGCATCCCCATTTCCTGAGCCCAGACTCTCCCTTTCCCTGCATTTAATCCAAGCAAAGGGGATAAAATGGCTTTGTGGTGGAGGAAGGGGAGCTGGTATTgcccctgcttttttttttttccagcttatCTTTGATTAACCCTGGCAGTGATGATGAATCAGCACAGTTTCCACTCGTGACACCAGGAAGGCACTTGCTCACCCTGTGTTTCGGTGGGATGTAACTGCTTGAGGAGGTGGAAACACTGCTTAATGTTCCACATAAAACTCAGCTGATATTTTTAAGCCACATCCTGGGCTTTTTTTAAGGGGTCTGCACATTTTCTGACCAGCTCAGCTGAGCTGGTTCGGGTCACCAATCCAGCAGAAGAGTCCCGTTGGGTGCTGAGGCCACTCATCCCTGTCCCACAAAGCCTGACCtctctgcttccttcctccCCAGCTATCGGGGACTGACCCTGGTACTGACCTTCCTCTCCTACGCCAGCTACCACCTCTCCCGAAAGCCCATCAGCATCGTCAAGGTGAGCTCCAGCCTCACccctgctgtgggacagggaaCATCAGAGGGCACATGGGGAGGAGAGTGCTGACAGCTCCTTGATTTcaccttctctctctctccctgcagagccagctgcaCCCCAACTGCTCAGCCTTGGGCCCGAACCCCCACAATGACTCCAACAGCACCACCTGGTGCAGCTGGGCCCCCTTTGGTAAGGCTGGGGCCCCCcaggcaccccaaaacccacgcTTGTGGCAGCCAAGTTGGGCTCCCCCCATTCCCTAATACCAGGTTGTGGCCGGGGTTTGGCAGGGAGCCAGCTGCTCATTAGGCACCCGGAGGTAATTAAGTGATGAAGATCTGTCCCATGCCCGTGGGCCAAAGGGCAGCAGCGGGTGGTGCAGTCCAGGACAGGACCAGGTCCCAGTGCCGATGGCACCTGGCCATGCCCCCAGAAGCCCCCATGGAGACCAGGCTTTGGGGAAGGGGGGACAAGACCAAGCCAGCAGCcacggggaggggacacaaggTGGGGGCCAGCCTGAGGTGGCCCTAATGTTTGTTTTCCAGATGGGGACAACTACAAGGAACTTTTTGGGGCGCTGGATAATGCCTTCCTGGTGGCCTACGCCATCGGGATGTTTATCAGGTACCCAGCGCCTTCCCCTCCACTCACCAGTCTGGTGGAAACTGGTTTCCACTGGGATGGGGTCATGCTAGCAGAAAGCAGCCAGGGATCCGCTCAGGATGCGGGTGCTGGCTCGGTGTGGTGACTCCCATTGCTGGCATCACCcgttcagctcctgctgtgctctgccctcTCCCCGCAGCGGCATTTTTGGGGAGCGCCTCCCTCTGCGCTACTACCTGTCGGGGGGAATGGTGATGAGCGGGCTCTTCACCCTCCTTTTCGGCCTCGGCTACTTCTGGGACATCCACGTCCTCTGGTACTTCATTGTCGTGCAGGTGTGTTGTGCCCAGGCTTCATCACCACGGCCTCGTCTCATTTTCTCGGTGACCTCAAGGGGTTGGGGTGGCCCAGTTtctgagcagggcagcactgagcGTTTCCACTCCCCGCAAAACCTGGCTGTGCGTGGCGTGGGCGTCGAAACTGCCGGGCGTGCCTGTCTCTCTTGGCaaccccagccactcccagtttAGCCATGGGAGCGATGCAAACGGCCCCAGGATTGCCccagcagggaaaaaacaaTCAAACCAAGTGTTTTCTTAACAGCTTTGGATAGGGGTGGCTATTTTCGAGCCCAGTAGCCCAGAAGAGTGCGGGGCTGCGTGGCTGTGGTCGGTGCTTGCTGGGTGATGCTCCCATCTCTTGCCAGGTCTGCAATGGGCTGGTGCAGACAACAGGCTGGCCTGCTGTCGTGGCATGCGTTGGAAACTGGTTTGGCAAAGGAAAGTGAGTTTTTCTCCTACGTGTCTCATGCCAGTCCCGGTCCCTGTTGACCCTGGCAGCCACCCCAGTGCACTGACCCGGCTGTGTCCCCACCAGGAGAGGTTTCATCATGGGCATCTGGAACTCCCACACCTCCGTTGGCAACATCTTAGGGTCGCTCATCGCCGGTGCCTGGGTTtcctctgcctggggcctgtcCTTTGTGGTGCCTggcatcatcatcaccatcgtGGGCGTCATCTGCTTCTTCTTCCTCGTGGAGTGTGAGTGTTGTCATCTGGGGCACAGCAGACTACCAATATAATATATACAATTATCCACCTTGCCCATCTCTAAGAATTTTTGACAATCCCAAATACTTATTTCCAGCCTGTGGCTAGCAGGGATGTGGATCTGACCACCatggggatgctcagcatcATTGGGGCTGTCCAGGCAGGCTCATCCCCTATACCAGTCACTTCTCTGAGCCTGCCTTTCTAGGAAATACCAGGGGAATCTTTTGGGTTTTTACTGGGGAAGAGAGTACCCAGAGATGCAGCCTGGACCTGCGGGTTCCCAGCCCCTGTGAGAtgctgcagggggagcaggTGGAGTGGGATTGCTCCAGGCTCTCCTCACAGGGTGTTCTTTCTCCCTGCAGATCCTGAGGATGTTGACTGCAATCCTCCTCTGCATCACGTGAGTCGCGCCGATTCCCAAGGGGCCCGTCCTGGGCTGGGTGAAACAACTGGGTCAGCAGGTTGTAACGGCAGGAATTAGAGCAATGTTCACTTGTCACAGGGGATGGTTGTTGCTCTTCCACTGGGAGCATCCTCTGGGTCatgccccagcagcagagccaatgTTTCAGCCTCCTCCAGCCACGAGAGCCACATCTGCTGCTTTTGGCTTGATTTTAGACGGCCGCTGATGAGGATCCTGGAGGAGTGACCACCAGTGAGAAGGATCCTGAAGCAGTCATCTCCAACGAGGGCCCACTCAGCCTCTCAGGCCAGTGCAGCGTGGATCACTCCAAGAGCACCAAGGAGCCAGCTGAGGAGCCCGAAGCCATCAGCTTCCTTGGGGCACTTCGGATACCTGTGAGTGCTGGCATGGAGGAAAGAGCAaagccagagcagctcagagcatcCACAGGGCAGAAAATGGGACAAACCCACTGTCCAGAGGAGGCTGGGGTAAGGAGGCTCCTCTGAtgtcccctcctctcctcccaggGCGTAGTGGAGttctccctgtgcctgctctTTGCCAAGCTGGTGAGCTACACCTTCCTTTACTGGCTGCCCCTCTACATTGTCAACGTTGGTGAGTTTTGGGGACAGCGAGGTGGGAGTGAGCCTTGCAAGGGAAGCATCTCCTcacccctctcctctcccccacAGCTCATTTCGGTGCCAAGGAAGCCGGGGACCTGTCGACCCTCTTTGATGTCGGGGGTATTTTAGGTTCGTCAGCGTACCGGGGTGGAGGGGGTGGATCTGGGGTGATTTAAGGACAATCCTGGCCTTGACCAGCCTTGGCTggtccccccacaggcaacaccATCTCTTTCCCCCAGGAGGTTTATTCAGTGTTCACAGCACTCAGTAGGCAGCAAACGCCCGCCCATTTTATTTTGGCACCCATTTGTTTTGCCGACCATCACAGCCTCTTTCCTCAGGTCTCGCTTGCTCACAGTTGCAAGGTCTTGCTTGCTTACAGTTTGTAAGTGTGGAAGAGACCAGAGCAGCATGGAAAGTGCAGAGAAACCATCTGCAGGGAGGAAGTGGAAGGGATAAATCAAAGCTCTTCACTCTGATATTACTGTGTTTAACCTTGGGGGCATACTGGTCAGAAGACGGGGGATGAAAGAGCATCACGTTGGTTTTGGGCTGagccaggcagagctctgccttTGGGGTGGTGTGAGTGACACCTGCGACTCTTTCTTGTAGGGGGGATCTTCGCTGGCCTCATCTCTGACTACACTGGCGGCAGAGCCACCACGTGCTGCGTGATGCTGGTGGTCGCTGCTCCCATGGTGAGCTGTCACATGGGCTCAAAACCTGTCACGAGGGTTTGCTCTGCTCCGGCTCCTTTGAGTCACAGCTGCCTTCCTCTTCCCAAGCGCCCGGGACAGGCTGGTCACGCGCTCGGCTGAGATGAGAGCTGGGATTGATTCACGTGCCCAATGTTCCCGGGAAGGATGTCCAGCTctaggggctggggagggattgCAGAGACCTTGACAACTAAAAACACCCTTAGGTTTTTCCATCCTGCCATAACTGTGCTCAAAGCCTTGGGGGTGCCGGTCCAGCTTTTGTCTCTTTGATGTTCATCCCAAAAGCCTCCATGCCAACAGCCTCATGCTCCACTGGAACTTGGCCTGGACATCCTTCCCAGGCACCTGCACAGAGCTCATTTGGCTTTGCTTCCACAGCATGGCTAATTGGCTGTAATCCAATCCTGGCTGGCTCTGGGATGGGAGCCTCTCCTGAAGGAGCTGGCACgtgctgggaagcagaggggcTGCGTCACGTCCGCGGCCCCGAGAGCACCACTGGGGCAAATTAtgtctggctgcagctgtgggacCTGGCAGAGCCTCACTGGCCATAAATCGTGGCAGCACCTCTGCTTGCCAGCTGCCAGGTATTTCATCATGCCAGTGGGATGCAGAGGTCAGGGGTGCATTCAGCCCCCCATCCCAGCTGGTGCTTGGCACGAGCAGTAATTCAGGTCCCCACATTCTCCATCCTATTTCCAGGGTACTGCTGCAAGGAAAACTCTTGGTAAAACAGCTGGAGTAGCCATAACTATTTCACCTTGTGTCTCTTTTCCAGCTGTTCCTGTATAACCATGTGGGCCAGAATGGCATTGGCACATCAATAGGTAAGGAGCTCTATGGTGCAGCTTGGTCCTGTCACTGAAGTGGTGCTGGAAGATACTGAGAATTCACCTGCCTTTATTCCTCCTCTTGGAGACTCCCAGGCTGAATTTGGGGGAGGGTGGTGTTGGATGAGTGTTCACTGCCTGCTGGGTGGGATCTTCCTGGGAAAGGGGAGATGCACAGGAGATGGGTGTGTGGGACAGCAATGTCCACACGTGGGGTGGGGATGATGGATCCaatgtcctgctgctccctgcacctAAAGATTGAATCTCTTCCCGGGTACCTCTGCAGCAATGCTGATCATCTGTGGTGCTCTGGTTAACGGGCCCTACGCGCTCATCACGACAGCGGTGTCGGCAGATTTGGTAAGAGGTGCACCTCAGACCCCGCCACGCTGCCCTAGCACACCCAGAGCCTGTTCCCTCCTTCCCAGAGGGATgttttgctgggatttttgccctTTACCTTTCTTTTCCATGCCTCTGAAGTCCAGtggagaagggcagagctgtCACACCTGGTGTTGCTCTCCACACCCTCCCTTAAACACAGGGCtttttcctgttgctttttCACCTTGGTCACATGACTGTGTTTCAGCTCTGCTGCATCTCCCTCTGAGTGGAAATATTTGGTGGGAATTCCCCTGGGAATTTCTGCCTGTTGTTGGTGATCTATGGTTTGGCTGCAGGCAGCATTTCAGTTTGGTCTTCCTGTCCATGGCTGGGTCTGACACATGGAAATTGCTGCCTGGGACATCGGAAATGCTGGCTGTGCACCCAAAGCTGCTTTTGCTCCTCACGTTTTATCCCTCCATCCTTACAGGGCACCCATGAGTCTCTCAAAGGAAATGCCAAAGCCCTTTCGACGGTCACGGCCATCATCGACGGCACGGGATCTGTTGGTgtgtcctgggggtgctgggggtgctgctcccCTCTCGGGTGTGAGCAGGGCTAACGTGGCTCCTGTGCCCCCAGGTGCTGCGCTGGGGCCGCTGCTGGCCGGGCTCATCTCTCCCACGGGCTGGAATAACGTGTTTTACATGCTGATAGCAGCTGATGTCCTGGCTTGTCTGGTAGGTGTCACCTGGGCAGGACTCCTTTCTCTGCCCTGGGGTGTCACAGGCTCCCTTCCTGTACTAGCACTTCATTTTCTCAGCTTTTGCAGAGATGGGGTgactgagaggtgttttaaacaGATAGTTGAGTTATTCCTTCCTCACACCAGGCACCACTTTGTGAGTTTTCTCAACTTTTACAGAGATGGGGTAACtgagaaatgttttaaaagattttCTTCTATTATCAGTCTCAATAAATAGTGAGTCACAAAAAACTCAACACTATTCCATCAGAAACTAAACTATTTTCTAGTTACAATACCTTATAAATGTTTTTCAACCTATTAACTTTTACTACACAATATTAGTATTACTTTTAACACTAATCACCTGTATTTCTTCCCCACATAGTCCTACTACAACACATTTTTCACAATTCTAATTCtctaaaatatttaatcttTCTTCAAAATCATATTTTGAAACCTATTAAACCTTATTTGTACTTCAATCTCTCTCTCAACAATGTCATCTCTATTCCATAACCTTCCTAAGCCAACACACCCTATCTCAGTATTTACATACAAATATACAGGACTGTGTAAATTTTCTATCAAGTTTTGAGAATTCTTTACAAATCTATCAAGTTTTGAGAATTCTTTACAAATCTATTCCCCAGGCTCCAAACCTCTGCTTTCAATTGGCTTTTCCCAGCAACCTCTTGCACAGCTTTAGCCCACATGACATTTGCTGGGAAGCGCTGTAGaattgctctgctgctggaggcaaaactggtgccagggctggaggctgcagTGCCCCCAGCCTTGCAGCGACCCTCCACCCTTGCTCTTGCAGCTCCTGGCTCGCGTGGTGGTCAAGGAGGCCCGTGGCTGGTGTGGCTCCATGGCGAGGCAGAGAGGGTACGTAGCTGGCAGCCCGCAGTGGCCCGCGGTGCCACgcctgtcactgctgctgcagaaggatGTTTGTTACCCCTTGCTGTCGCTGCTGCATCTCCACGCGGGCATCGCCAGCCCGCCCGCCCCATGTCCCCTGGCCACTGAGACATTGCCACCTCACGCCAAGGCAGCGCCTGGGGGATTTTAGCCATCTGCGCCTCAAAAAGCGCTCGGGGTGCTAAGCACGGTGTCCTTGTGTCTTTGTAGCTCTAGTGTGCAGCTAACAGAGTCAGTGATGGATGGGAAGTAGCTCGGTGTAAGTATCTTCACTTGAGCCCTGAGGATtaaatgcaaacacaagccTGATCCATTCTGATTCTGAGTTTCACTTTGCAGGCTCAGCCTAGAAATAGCCACTGCTCCAATCGTTTAGGGCCGAGATCAAGATTTGGGAATCAAAAGATCAAATTTTAAGATTGTGGGAGGGTGGGGAAGTGGGAGGAAGCGGGGAGAGGGAGATGTGGCTGGGCACTGCATCCTTGTCTCCGGCTGATTTAGCAGATACTGGCCCAGATGCCCAATTGATTGGCATTGATTAATGCACTTGAAACCACTGAATTTATAGGCTTTGCCCACCTGTGCAACTGAGCTTGATTACacgcagccagggctggctaaTCAAATCTGGGCGAATCACTGCAGCGAGCGTGTAAATAATCCCCAAATCACTGGCTCCGATTGCCACCTGCATCCCCATGTGGCATCTCAAGGAAGGGGCCACCGCCactcctggcagcagggctgccagaCCCCGACCCCCTGCGACCATTCCGTCCCTCATGTCTTGTGTTTGCAGGTGACAGACCAATGTCTGGGCCTCGTGCTGCGGTAAGTGCAGCCCAaatctccttctccagctgccgGTGGAgggctgccaggctctgctctcttGTGCCGGGGCTGGCTGGAGTGACTCCTGTCCTAGGGGATGACAGCAGCCGTGTTTGCACCGAACACTGGCTGGTTTCTGCTGGGGGAAGCAGCTGGCTCGTTGTGGCAGTACTGCAGTGTCTTGAGGTCTTACATATCTTTGGGGAGTGTCTCTGGAGCGGCTTGCAGAGAAGAGGCACAAACGCTGTaggatttttgggggcatttCAGCTTTGGCCAGAGACACACCGGTGGCTCATCTCCTGCTCGCGTCTGCTTCTCCTCGTGGCGGTGCCGGGCTGGGCTTTCCCGGCAGGCTGGTTTCCCTTCCCATCctcatctccatctccatgCCGGCCGCGGGGCCGTGCCCTCTCCCTGAGCCGCTCGCTTCTCTCCCGCAGGTTTAAGGAGTTCTGACGCGTCCCCTGCGAGCCGCCCGGGGCCGGAGCGAGGAGCGGCTGGGGCGCACCGGGAGGGAGCGCGGGCGGagccccggcacggcccggcccggcccggcacggcacggcatgGCCGCTGCCACCGCGGCTTTGCTTCCCCCGGAGGAAGGGCGAGGAGTGGTCAAAGGGCGCTGGCCAAGCGGTTTGCTGGGTCAATTCTGCACCATCGGCCGTTTTATTAATAAAAACGTGGAAAATCCGTGTGGCCACTCCGTGCCGTGTCCTGACAGGCTCGGCCAAGCCTGGGGGCAGCGATCACACCCCTCTCCTTGCTTTCCTCCACCTGCAGGCTCTTGTTTGTGAGCCTGGCCCATCCAGACCCTGCTGGGTATTCCAGGGTCTGGATCGGGAGGATGATGCCAAATCACTTTAGGCACTGCCTCACCAACAAAAAGCTGCTTCTACAcagggagcatccctgggctgagcccaaatTAAGCTAGGTTTACTCCTTGACTCATCCCACTGCAAAAAAAAGACTAAACCCGATGTTTTTCCTGATTATTAATACTCCAGAATCATACCATTTACTCCACAAGAACACGCATCAGCCCCCACACCACAGTGAACCGTTCACACACTGACTGCTCTGGGGCCGGTGCCGGCAGCTGGTGATCTTCCTTAGCGCTTCCTAACTAGGAGCGGCCCGGGAGGTTACGGGGGTGCCGCTGGCCGCCAGCCCCGCGGGCTGCCCGGGCAGCCACggggctcagcagtgcccagggtgcgagctggctgcagccagggccagcTGTGCAGCCAGGGCCAGCTGTGCAGCCAGCTGTGCGCGCCGGGGAGCCCGACTTTGATGTGCGCGGAGCCCGGGGGGCGCGTGGAAACCACGGATGTGACTGCATCCCCTGGGATGTTTTCTGTCCCCTGGGATGTGACTGCATCCCCTGGGATGTTTTCTGTCCCCTGGGATGTGACTGCATCCCCTGGGATGTGTTTTCTGTCCCTTGGGATGTGTTTTCTGTCCCCTGGGATATGATTGCAATCCCCTGGGGTGTGTTTTCTGTCCCCTGGGATCTTTTCTGTCCTCTGGGATGTTTTCTGTCCCCTGGGATGTGATTGCATCCCCTGGGATGTGAATGCATCCCCTGGGATGTTTGCAGTGCTCTGGGGTGTGCTTGCTTTCACTGGGATATGATTGCAATCCCCTGGGGTGTGATTGCTGTCCCCTGTGATGTTTTCTGTCCCCTGTGATGTGTTTGCAGTCCCCTGGAATGTATTTGCGTCCCCTGGGATGTGACTGCATCCCCCGGGAAGTTTGCAGTGCCTTGGGATGTGATTGCATCCCCTGGGTTGTTTGTAATCCCCTGGGATGTGAGTGCATCCCCTGGGAGGTGTTTTCTGTCCCCTGGGATGTGATTGCAATCCCCTGGGGTGTGACTGCATCCCCTGGCATGTCTTCTGTCCCCTGGGATGTGAGTGCATCCCCTGGGATGTTTTCTGTCCCCTGGGATGTTTTCTGTCCCCTGCCATGTCTTCTGTCCCCTGGGATATGATTGCAATCCCCTGGGGTGTGATTGCTGTCCCCTGGGATGTGACTGCATCCCCTGGGATGTGACTGCATCCCCTGGGATGTTTTCTGTCCCCTGGGATGTGTTTGCATCCCCTGGGATGTGAGTGCATCCCCTGGGAGGTGTTTTCTGTCCCCTGGGATGTGTTTGCATCCCCTGGGATGTGAGTGCATCCCCTGGGAGGTGTTTTCTGTCCCCTGGGATGTGAGTGCATCCCCTGGGAGGTGTTTTCTGTCCCCTGGGATGTGTTTGCATCCCCTCACCACGCGGGGATCGCGCCTGGCTCTGgcgctctgcccagggcagagcagtgcccGGCGCCGGGGGCTCCGTGTGTGCCTGGGATGAATTGCAGCTCTAATTGACTTCACCTCCTTGAGTCTTGACCCGAGGAGAAAACACCTGGCCCTGATG
This genomic window from Passer domesticus isolate bPasDom1 chromosome 23, bPasDom1.hap1, whole genome shotgun sequence contains:
- the SLC37A2 gene encoding glucose-6-phosphate exchanger SLC37A2 isoform X1; this encodes MRAALAPGVRLLRALPRDSRYRGLTLVLTFLSYASYHLSRKPISIVKSQLHPNCSALGPNPHNDSNSTTWCSWAPFDGDNYKELFGALDNAFLVAYAIGMFISGIFGERLPLRYYLSGGMVMSGLFTLLFGLGYFWDIHVLWYFIVVQVCNGLVQTTGWPAVVACVGNWFGKGKRGFIMGIWNSHTSVGNILGSLIAGAWVSSAWGLSFVVPGIIITIVGVICFFFLVEYPEDVDCNPPLHHTAADEDPGGVTTSEKDPEAVISNEGPLSLSGQCSVDHSKSTKEPAEEPEAISFLGALRIPGVVEFSLCLLFAKLVSYTFLYWLPLYIVNVAHFGAKEAGDLSTLFDVGGILGGIFAGLISDYTGGRATTCCVMLVVAAPMLFLYNHVGQNGIGTSIAMLIICGALVNGPYALITTAVSADLGTHESLKGNAKALSTVTAIIDGTGSVGAALGPLLAGLISPTGWNNVFYMLIAADVLACLLLARVVVKEARGWCGSMARQRGSSVQLTESVMDGK
- the SLC37A2 gene encoding glucose-6-phosphate exchanger SLC37A2 isoform X2, which produces MRAALAPGVRLLRALPRDSRYRGLTLVLTFLSYASYHLSRKPISIVKSQLHPNCSALGPNPHNDSNSTTWCSWAPFDGDNYKELFGALDNAFLVAYAIGMFISGIFGERLPLRYYLSGGMVMSGLFTLLFGLGYFWDIHVLWYFIVVQVCNGLVQTTGWPAVVACVGNWFGKGKRGFIMGIWNSHTSVGNILGSLIAGAWVSSAWGLSFVVPGIIITIVGVICFFFLVEYPEDVDCNPPLHHTAADEDPGGVTTSEKDPEAVISNEGPLSLSGQCSVDHSKSTKEPAEEPEAISFLGALRIPGVVEFSLCLLFAKLVSYTFLYWLPLYIVNVAHFGAKEAGDLSTLFDVGGILGGIFAGLISDYTGGRATTCCVMLVVAAPMLFLYNHVGQNGIGTSIAMLIICGALVNGPYALITTAVSADLGTHESLKGNAKALSTVTAIIDGTGSVGAALGPLLAGLISPTGWNNVFYMLIAADVLACLLLARVVVKEARGWCGSMARQRGFKEF